One Paraburkholderia aromaticivorans genomic region harbors:
- a CDS encoding AsmA family protein gives MAVSSTTGRRIGKIIAWLLAIIVILIVALTIFILTFDWNRARPYINDKVTQAIGRPFAINGDLKVGWRHPLGETGWRGWVPWPRFSAANITVGNPDWTKQPQFATLDEIDFQVKVLPLLAHDIVIPTINLVNPSVDLERVLDGRNNWTFKLASSSGPSEWKLDLHDIAFAKGNIALSDQQKKVDLQMAIDTLGQPIPIGEAMKQQEAASRSSSAQTIGKSGASKLTAQANAQAASEAAAADAAAASGASSTDITASGTTAATGASGGLVAGGSKGASEAVAAGASGAAVASASTSGASGASAASGAEGQAGAKQEIPPYAIGWTVKGTYNKTPVSGSGKVGGVLALQDANRPFPVQADVKAGDLHVGLVGTITDPAHLAAVDLRLWLQGNSMARLYSLTGVTLPDTPPYATEGRLVGQFKSTGNVFKYENFTGRVGGSDINGSLTYTARESRPLLQGELVSHLLQFSDLAPVIGADSNASKAKRGDATAQPSSKVLPVEEFRTDRWKAIDADVKFTGRRIVKDVNLPITDLYTHVVMTDGVLSLEPLKFGVAGGTLASDIHLDGSASPLKGRFTTSARHLKLKQLFPNFKTMQNALGEINGDAALTATGNSPAALAATSNGEVKALITDGTVSALLMEAAGLNVANVVYEKLFGKRDVKINCAAADFVATNGVLDSRVFALDTDDAVINIDGNVNLRDESMDLGVHPHTKGFRVFSLRSPLYVKGTFKDPHVGVNAAALALRGGAAIGLGLINPFAALIPLLAPSNNKPLPCTQMLEQVRQAPTAPPPGVKQQPKSAISLDGAPVNKSSDGASSPATTDKKKPAVMSPASAATYKGS, from the coding sequence ATGGCAGTGTCGAGCACGACTGGACGGCGGATCGGAAAAATCATCGCATGGCTGTTGGCGATCATCGTCATTCTGATTGTCGCGCTGACTATTTTCATTCTGACCTTCGACTGGAACCGGGCAAGGCCCTATATCAACGACAAGGTCACGCAAGCGATCGGCAGGCCGTTCGCCATCAACGGCGATCTGAAGGTCGGCTGGCGGCATCCGCTCGGCGAGACCGGCTGGCGCGGCTGGGTGCCGTGGCCGCGTTTCTCGGCGGCCAATATCACCGTGGGTAATCCGGACTGGACGAAGCAGCCGCAGTTCGCCACGCTCGACGAGATCGACTTTCAGGTCAAGGTGCTGCCGCTGCTCGCGCACGATATCGTGATTCCCACGATCAACCTCGTCAATCCTTCTGTCGACCTCGAGCGCGTGCTCGACGGGCGAAATAACTGGACCTTCAAACTGGCGTCGTCGAGCGGGCCTTCCGAATGGAAGCTCGATCTGCACGATATCGCCTTTGCAAAGGGCAACATCGCGCTGTCCGATCAGCAGAAGAAGGTCGATTTGCAGATGGCAATCGACACGCTCGGCCAGCCGATTCCAATCGGCGAAGCGATGAAGCAGCAGGAAGCCGCGTCGCGCAGTTCGTCGGCGCAAACCATCGGCAAGTCGGGCGCCAGCAAGCTCACCGCGCAGGCGAATGCTCAAGCGGCGTCGGAGGCTGCCGCTGCGGACGCCGCCGCAGCCTCCGGCGCGTCGTCGACGGACATCACCGCGTCGGGTACCACGGCGGCGACGGGCGCCTCGGGCGGGCTGGTCGCGGGCGGCTCGAAGGGCGCCAGCGAGGCGGTCGCCGCAGGCGCGAGCGGCGCGGCCGTGGCGTCGGCATCGACTTCGGGCGCTTCGGGCGCTTCGGCCGCTAGCGGGGCGGAAGGTCAGGCCGGCGCGAAGCAGGAGATTCCGCCATACGCCATCGGCTGGACTGTCAAAGGGACTTACAACAAGACGCCTGTGTCGGGCAGCGGCAAGGTCGGCGGCGTGCTGGCATTGCAGGACGCGAACCGTCCGTTCCCGGTGCAAGCCGATGTGAAGGCGGGCGATCTGCACGTCGGCCTGGTCGGCACGATCACCGATCCGGCGCATCTTGCCGCGGTCGATCTGCGCCTCTGGCTGCAAGGCAACAGCATGGCGCGCCTGTATTCGCTGACAGGCGTGACCTTGCCCGACACGCCGCCGTATGCGACCGAAGGGCGGCTGGTCGGCCAGTTCAAGTCCACCGGCAACGTCTTCAAGTATGAAAATTTTACAGGACGGGTCGGCGGCAGCGACATCAACGGCTCGCTGACTTACACGGCGCGTGAATCGCGTCCGCTGTTGCAGGGTGAACTGGTTTCGCATCTGCTGCAATTCTCCGATCTGGCGCCCGTGATCGGTGCGGATTCGAACGCCAGCAAGGCCAAGCGCGGCGACGCGACGGCGCAGCCATCCAGCAAGGTGCTGCCGGTCGAGGAATTCCGCACTGACCGCTGGAAGGCGATCGACGCCGACGTGAAGTTCACCGGCCGGCGCATCGTCAAGGACGTGAATCTGCCGATCACGGATCTGTACACGCACGTCGTGATGACCGACGGCGTGCTCTCACTGGAACCGTTGAAGTTCGGCGTGGCCGGCGGCACGCTTGCTTCGGACATTCATCTGGACGGCAGCGCGTCGCCGCTCAAGGGCCGCTTTACGACATCGGCGCGGCATCTGAAGCTCAAGCAGTTGTTCCCGAACTTCAAGACGATGCAGAACGCGCTCGGTGAAATCAATGGCGACGCGGCACTGACTGCGACGGGCAATTCACCGGCGGCGCTGGCGGCAACATCGAACGGCGAGGTCAAGGCGCTGATAACGGATGGCACGGTGAGCGCGCTCCTGATGGAAGCGGCCGGGTTGAACGTAGCGAACGTCGTGTATGAAAAGCTGTTCGGCAAGCGCGACGTGAAGATCAACTGCGCGGCCGCCGATTTCGTCGCGACCAACGGCGTGCTCGATTCGCGCGTCTTCGCGCTCGATACGGACGACGCCGTGATCAACATCGACGGCAACGTGAATCTGCGTGACGAGTCGATGGACCTCGGCGTGCATCCGCATACCAAGGGTTTCCGTGTCTTCTCGCTGCGCTCGCCGCTTTACGTGAAAGGCACCTTCAAGGACCCGCACGTAGGCGTGAACGCGGCCGCGCTGGCGTTGCGTGGTGGCGCGGCGATTGGCCTCGGCTTGATCAATCCGTTTGCGGCGCTGATTCCGTTGCTCGCGCCGAGCAACAACAAGCCGTTGCCGTGCACGCAGATGCTGGAGCAAGTCCGTCAGGCGCCGACAGCGCCGCCGCCGGGCGTGAAGCAGCAGCCCAAGTCCGCGATTTCTCTGGATGGCGCGCCGGTCAACAAATCTTCCGACGGTGCTTCGTCGCCGGCTACGACGGACAAAAAGAAGCCGGCGGTGATGTCGCCCGCCAGCGCGGCTACTTACAAGGGGAGCTGA
- a CDS encoding Ku protein translates to MPHMIWKGAISFGLVHVPVQLYPATQSEKVGFNLLDKRTIDPIGYKQINKRSGKDVTRDNIVRGFEYEKDKYVVLSDDEIRSANPESTQTVDILAFVDAPDISFLYLDTPYFLTPDRKGEKVYALLREAMKASGKIGVASVVLHNKQHLAALIPVGPVLALNTLRWAAEVRDFDEFKLPADGVKAAGVSARELDMAKKLIDDMSDKWDPSQYHDTFRDDIMALVDRKIRAGKTEEITEVEAPHESRQSADILDLSDLLKRSLGRGKSKPAAGGRKRAADDAGDKDGADAEAETPARKKPRTARSAGTTTRSRGSGTSTSGRASAKTSSAPAARKRRAAA, encoded by the coding sequence ATGCCACACATGATCTGGAAAGGTGCAATCAGCTTCGGCCTCGTCCACGTGCCGGTGCAGTTATATCCGGCGACGCAGTCCGAGAAAGTCGGCTTCAATCTGCTGGATAAGCGCACGATCGATCCGATCGGCTACAAGCAGATCAACAAGCGCAGCGGCAAGGACGTCACGCGCGATAACATCGTGCGCGGCTTCGAGTACGAGAAGGACAAATACGTCGTGCTCTCCGACGACGAGATCCGCTCGGCGAACCCCGAGTCGACGCAAACGGTCGATATTCTGGCGTTCGTCGACGCCCCGGATATCTCGTTCCTCTATCTCGACACGCCTTATTTCCTCACGCCCGACCGCAAAGGCGAAAAGGTCTACGCGCTGTTGCGCGAAGCCATGAAGGCGTCCGGTAAGATCGGCGTGGCGAGCGTGGTGCTGCACAACAAGCAGCATCTGGCGGCGCTGATTCCGGTGGGTCCCGTGCTGGCCTTGAACACGCTGCGCTGGGCCGCGGAGGTGCGCGACTTCGACGAATTCAAGCTGCCGGCCGACGGCGTGAAGGCCGCGGGCGTGTCCGCGCGCGAACTCGACATGGCGAAGAAGCTGATCGACGACATGAGCGACAAGTGGGATCCGTCGCAGTATCACGACACCTTCCGCGACGACATCATGGCGCTGGTCGATCGCAAGATTCGCGCGGGCAAGACCGAGGAAATCACCGAAGTCGAAGCGCCGCACGAGTCGCGTCAATCCGCCGACATCCTCGATCTGTCCGATCTGCTCAAGCGCAGCCTTGGACGCGGCAAGAGCAAGCCGGCGGCGGGCGGCCGCAAGCGCGCCGCGGACGACGCTGGCGATAAGGACGGCGCGGATGCCGAGGCCGAAACGCCGGCCCGCAAGAAACCGCGCACGGCTCGCTCAGCGGGGACAACGACACGCAGTCGCGGCAGCGGCACCAGCACCAGCGGCCGGGCGAGTGCCAAGACTTCCTCGGCGCCGGCGGCACGCAAACGTCGCGCGGCGGCCTGA
- a CDS encoding ABC transporter permease, with translation MTLQNLSLWDIAIAALLIVVNGVVSVALKLDLERKLAWAAVRTVVQLLAIGYVLGWVFRYDRWYVVLPLMIVMTLIAGFSGAQRGNHTYRGQRADSVLSIWVSSWLVAAVGLFVVIRIHPWYEPQYAIPILGMILGNTLTGVSLGIERMTEELTARRDRVDMALALGATRWEAAQAPARQAVRAGMMPTLNQMAVVGVVSLPGMMTGQVLAGQSPLQAVRYQIVIMFLIAASSTLGTVGAVLLTYRRLFSAEHRFLSARLVERTATRR, from the coding sequence ATGACACTGCAAAACCTGAGTCTGTGGGATATCGCGATTGCCGCGCTGCTGATCGTCGTGAACGGTGTCGTGTCGGTGGCGCTCAAGCTCGATCTCGAGCGCAAGCTCGCGTGGGCTGCCGTGCGCACCGTCGTGCAGTTGCTGGCGATCGGCTATGTGCTCGGCTGGGTGTTCCGTTACGACCGTTGGTACGTGGTGTTGCCGCTGATGATCGTGATGACGCTGATCGCCGGCTTCTCGGGCGCGCAACGCGGCAACCACACGTATCGCGGACAGCGCGCGGACAGTGTGCTGTCGATCTGGGTCAGTTCGTGGCTGGTGGCCGCAGTCGGGCTATTCGTCGTGATCCGCATTCACCCGTGGTACGAGCCGCAATATGCGATTCCGATTCTCGGCATGATCCTCGGCAATACGCTGACCGGCGTGTCGCTCGGCATTGAACGGATGACCGAGGAATTGACCGCGCGGCGCGACCGCGTCGACATGGCGCTCGCCCTCGGCGCGACGCGTTGGGAAGCGGCACAGGCGCCCGCGCGTCAGGCGGTGCGGGCGGGCATGATGCCGACGCTCAATCAGATGGCCGTGGTCGGCGTAGTGAGCCTGCCCGGCATGATGACCGGCCAGGTGCTGGCCGGGCAATCGCCATTGCAGGCGGTGCGTTATCAGATCGTGATCATGTTCCTGATCGCCGCGTCGTCGACGCTAGGGACCGTGGGCGCGGTGCTGCTCACGTACCGGCGGCTCTTTTCCGCCGAGCACCGGTTTCTGTCGGCGCGGCTCGTGGAGCGGACCGCGACGCGGCGCTGA
- a CDS encoding LysR family transcriptional regulator: MNHPVVSPTRTPPGERERLDLLDVALFVRAALLANVSAAGREFGLSAAVASCRIAQLEKLLGARLLHRTTRRISLTQDGEVFMTRAEALLDAAAAARASVGRAQAEPQGRLRVSMPTSFGRQHVSPVISEFLRRYPGVSVDLRLTDQLVDLVDAGIDVAIRVGVLKDSSLVARRLAVNRRVLCAAPAYLAARGTPHHPSDLVEHECMILSDQRDWAFVTPAGPLAVRVSGRLVTDNGEVIRDALLAGSGIALKSTWDVAPYLRSGELVSVLDSYPLAESVAIWAVYPSRSFVPPKTLAFIEFVAAHFGDPPYWDREPA, from the coding sequence ATGAACCATCCCGTTGTTTCGCCCACGCGTACGCCGCCCGGCGAGCGGGAGCGGCTCGATCTGCTCGACGTCGCCCTGTTCGTGCGCGCCGCGCTGCTGGCCAACGTATCGGCGGCTGGCCGCGAATTCGGTTTGTCGGCGGCGGTGGCGAGCTGCCGCATCGCGCAACTGGAAAAGCTGCTCGGCGCGCGTCTGCTGCACCGAACCACTCGCCGCATCAGCCTCACGCAGGACGGTGAAGTCTTCATGACGCGCGCCGAAGCCCTGCTCGACGCGGCCGCCGCCGCGCGCGCCTCGGTGGGCCGGGCGCAGGCCGAGCCGCAGGGCCGCTTGCGGGTCTCGATGCCAACGTCGTTCGGGCGGCAGCACGTGTCGCCGGTGATCAGCGAATTTCTGCGCCGGTACCCCGGTGTGAGCGTCGATTTGCGGCTCACCGATCAGTTGGTCGATCTCGTCGATGCGGGTATCGACGTGGCGATCCGCGTCGGCGTGCTGAAGGATTCGTCGCTGGTGGCGCGGCGCCTCGCGGTGAATCGACGCGTGCTGTGCGCGGCGCCCGCTTACCTTGCCGCGCGCGGTACGCCGCATCATCCTTCGGACCTCGTGGAGCACGAGTGCATGATTCTGTCGGACCAGCGCGACTGGGCCTTCGTGACGCCGGCCGGACCGCTCGCGGTGCGCGTGAGCGGACGCCTCGTCACGGACAACGGCGAAGTGATCCGCGACGCCCTGCTGGCCGGTTCCGGCATCGCGCTCAAATCGACGTGGGACGTCGCGCCATATCTGCGCAGCGGCGAACTGGTCAGCGTGCTGGACAGCTATCCGCTCGCCGAGAGCGTGGCGATCTGGGCCGTGTATCCGAGCCGTTCGTTCGTGCCGCCGAAGACGCTCGCCTTCATCGAATTCGTGGCAGCCCATTTCGGCGATCCGCCTTACTGGGACAGAGAGCCGGCTTGA
- a CDS encoding zinc-binding alcohol dehydrogenase family protein encodes MKAVGLYRYLPIDQAEALIDVEIPKPEATGRDLLVKVEAISVNPVDTKVRAPKDTVEKTPRVLGWDAAGTVAAIGPEVTLFKVGDPVFYAGSITRPGANSEFHLVDERIVGRKPASLDFTHAAALPLTAITAWEALFDRLGVSPQGADEGRTVLIFGGAGGVGSVGIQLAKQLAQLKVIATASRPESAKWATELGADHIVDHFGDVPAQLKKLGIDQVDYVLMFNDTDKNFPAAAAVVKPQGSICTIVENSQSVPVELLKAKSAAFHWEFMFTRSMFGTPDMIEQHKLLTEVARLVDAGTLCTTVGQNLGAINAANLRRAHQLLEEGRAIGKLVLTGFEA; translated from the coding sequence ATGAAAGCCGTCGGTCTCTATCGCTATTTGCCGATCGATCAAGCGGAAGCCTTAATCGATGTCGAGATCCCGAAACCGGAAGCCACCGGTCGTGATCTGCTGGTCAAGGTCGAGGCGATTTCCGTCAATCCGGTCGACACCAAGGTGCGGGCACCGAAAGACACAGTCGAAAAGACGCCGCGCGTCCTCGGCTGGGATGCCGCCGGCACCGTGGCCGCGATCGGACCGGAGGTCACGCTGTTCAAGGTCGGCGATCCGGTGTTCTATGCGGGCAGCATCACACGGCCGGGCGCCAACAGTGAGTTCCATCTGGTCGATGAACGGATCGTCGGGCGCAAGCCGGCGTCGCTCGATTTCACCCATGCGGCCGCGCTGCCGCTGACCGCGATCACCGCCTGGGAAGCGTTGTTCGACCGCCTCGGCGTGTCGCCGCAAGGCGCGGACGAAGGCCGCACCGTGCTGATTTTCGGCGGCGCGGGCGGGGTCGGCTCGGTCGGCATCCAACTGGCGAAGCAACTCGCGCAGCTGAAGGTGATCGCGACCGCGTCGCGACCCGAATCGGCGAAATGGGCCACGGAACTGGGCGCGGATCACATCGTCGATCACTTCGGCGACGTGCCCGCGCAACTGAAAAAACTCGGCATCGACCAGGTCGATTACGTGCTGATGTTCAACGACACCGACAAGAACTTCCCGGCTGCCGCCGCGGTCGTCAAGCCGCAAGGCAGCATCTGCACGATCGTGGAAAACAGCCAGTCGGTGCCGGTCGAACTGCTGAAGGCGAAGAGCGCCGCCTTTCATTGGGAGTTCATGTTCACGCGCTCGATGTTCGGCACGCCGGACATGATCGAGCAGCACAAGCTGTTGACCGAAGTAGCGCGTCTCGTCGACGCGGGCACGCTGTGCACGACCGTCGGCCAGAACCTCGGTGCGATCAACGCCGCGAATCTGCGCCGCGCGCATCAACTGCTCGAAGAAGGGCGCGCGATCGGCAAACTGGTGCTGACGGGTTTCGAGGCGTAA
- a CDS encoding ABC transporter ATP-binding protein, which translates to MTDVPLVLADGIVRRDAVRGQTLLQPTTFALHAGDRVAITGPSGSGKSVFLRALALLDPLDAGRIMWHGAPVERVAIPRCRRNVAYIRQRPALLDGSVEDNLRYPFELRTYRDVRFDRARAASLAAQAGRGDDFLDKRASELSGGEAQIAALIRVLQLAPEVLLLDEPTASLDPESSHAIEGLVHAWFDADPGHHASIWVSHDPAQATRMSARHLTMRAGVLDETARREIPPAHQDHQEFGQ; encoded by the coding sequence ATGACCGATGTTCCCCTAGTCCTCGCCGACGGCATCGTCCGGCGCGATGCCGTGCGCGGGCAGACGCTGCTGCAGCCGACCACCTTCGCCTTGCACGCGGGCGACCGCGTCGCGATCACCGGGCCGTCGGGCTCGGGCAAGAGTGTGTTCCTGCGCGCCCTCGCCCTGCTCGATCCGCTCGATGCGGGACGCATCATGTGGCACGGCGCGCCCGTGGAACGCGTCGCCATTCCGCGCTGCCGGCGCAACGTCGCGTATATCCGGCAGCGGCCCGCGCTGCTCGACGGCAGCGTCGAAGACAATCTGCGCTACCCGTTCGAGTTGCGCACGTACCGCGACGTGCGCTTCGATCGCGCGCGCGCAGCGAGCCTCGCCGCGCAGGCCGGCCGCGGCGACGACTTTCTCGATAAACGCGCGAGCGAGCTGTCCGGCGGCGAAGCGCAGATCGCCGCGCTGATTCGCGTGCTGCAACTCGCGCCCGAAGTCCTGTTGCTCGACGAGCCCACCGCGTCGCTCGACCCGGAGTCGTCGCATGCAATCGAAGGTCTGGTGCACGCATGGTTCGACGCCGATCCCGGACATCATGCGTCGATCTGGGTGTCCCACGATCCGGCGCAAGCCACGCGCATGAGCGCGCGGCATCTGACCATGCGCGCCGGCGTGCTCGACGAAACCGCGCGGCGCGAGATACCGCCAGCGCATCAGGATCACCAGGAGTTCGGCCAATGA
- the ligD gene encoding DNA ligase D — MNDRLDLYNRKRRFDDTPEPSGMRAKRKPGGRKTTKQAADEALSYVIQEHDARRLHYDFRLELNGTLLSWAVPKGPSLDPSVKRLAVHVEDHPVEYGSFEGEIPPGNYGAGSVVVWDRGTWEPVGGAAEAARSYAAGKLKFRLHGEKLQGGWTLVRSHMRGSGDKEQWLLIKERDDEARDESDYDILKKRPGSVLNGSASAGKGGKTTRTAATKGTREIAAATAAVSDTTSASKRAGKNGAKAASSSRVDPKRPDIVATRNTQSLRELATAPSIEGAVKARLPATFKPQLATLVDAAPPGDEWSYEIKFDGYRVLARIDRDAKGSAVKVFTRAGNDWTAKFSKQVKAFEQLGIENAWLDGEAVVLDQNGVPNFQALQNAFDANRPQDIIVYLFDIPFLNGYDLRGVPLEQRRAILRALMEDVDDSVLRFSNSFDFSAEDLLRSACDMALEGIIGKRRDSGYLSGRSSTWIKLKCRRRQEFVIGGYSEPSGSRAAFGALLLGVYDGKGKLNYAGRVGTGFDAALLRSVKKELDAHAAQRMPFAAAPRERSRTPVHWVEPVLVAECNFAEWTSDGIVRQASFVSLRNDKPASQIVKETPRKGADVQQQTDSISDDAPKKRAARKTSASTVAASGAGKTGAAKSKAEAKTADAKDRGVKSGGAETGGAKVSAAKTAVTKTAVTKTAVTKTAVTKTAVTKTTAPKAKATKAAPAKSNTAAPPAEVAGVRISHPDRVIDKSSGARKIDLVQYYESVAEWMLPHLKDRPVSLVRAPEDIGGELFFQKHSQKLSIPNVAQHPGLDPGHPPLITVDTVKALVGAAQMGTVEFHTWNAVASNIEKPDRVVFDLDPDAALGWERMIEAAQLTRSLLEELGLKSFCKTSGGKGLHVVVPLAKQAVWDEVKDFSQAVAQHMAATLPKYFSAKMGAQNRKQKIFVDYLRNNRGSSTVAAFSARARPGLGVSVPLAWDEVAGTTAGDQWTIENLHERLAELKSDPWADYAKTRQRITARMKKRLDDAQ, encoded by the coding sequence ATGAACGACAGACTCGATCTCTACAACCGCAAGCGCCGCTTCGACGACACGCCGGAACCGTCGGGCATGCGCGCGAAGCGCAAGCCAGGCGGCCGGAAAACGACAAAGCAGGCAGCCGACGAGGCGCTCTCATACGTAATTCAGGAGCACGACGCACGGCGCTTGCACTACGACTTCCGGCTGGAACTGAACGGCACGCTCCTGTCGTGGGCGGTGCCGAAAGGGCCGAGCCTCGATCCGTCGGTGAAACGGCTTGCGGTGCATGTCGAGGACCATCCGGTCGAATACGGTTCGTTCGAAGGGGAAATCCCGCCGGGCAACTACGGGGCGGGCAGCGTGGTGGTGTGGGATCGCGGCACCTGGGAACCGGTTGGCGGCGCGGCGGAAGCGGCGCGATCCTACGCGGCCGGCAAACTCAAGTTCCGGCTGCATGGCGAAAAACTGCAAGGCGGCTGGACGCTGGTGCGCAGCCATATGCGCGGCAGCGGCGACAAGGAGCAGTGGCTGCTAATCAAGGAACGCGACGACGAAGCGCGCGATGAGAGCGACTACGACATTCTGAAGAAGCGTCCGGGCAGCGTGCTCAACGGCAGCGCGTCGGCGGGCAAAGGCGGAAAAACGACGAGGACAGCGGCAACCAAGGGCACACGCGAAATCGCGGCAGCCACTGCTGCGGTATCTGATACGACGTCAGCCTCAAAACGAGCCGGCAAGAACGGCGCGAAAGCCGCTTCATCAAGCCGCGTCGATCCCAAGCGACCGGACATCGTAGCAACGCGCAACACCCAGTCGCTGCGTGAACTTGCCACCGCGCCCTCGATCGAAGGCGCGGTGAAAGCACGCTTGCCCGCGACCTTCAAGCCGCAACTGGCGACGCTCGTCGACGCCGCGCCGCCCGGCGATGAATGGTCGTATGAAATCAAGTTCGACGGCTATCGTGTGCTGGCCCGAATCGATCGGGACGCGAAGGGGAGCGCCGTCAAAGTATTCACCCGCGCCGGCAACGACTGGACCGCGAAGTTCAGCAAACAGGTCAAGGCGTTCGAACAACTCGGGATCGAAAACGCATGGCTCGACGGCGAAGCCGTGGTGTTGGATCAGAACGGCGTGCCGAATTTTCAGGCGCTGCAAAACGCCTTCGATGCGAACCGTCCGCAAGACATCATCGTCTATCTGTTCGATATACCGTTCCTGAACGGCTACGACTTGCGCGGCGTGCCGCTCGAACAGCGTCGCGCGATTCTGCGCGCCTTGATGGAAGACGTGGACGACAGCGTGCTGCGCTTCTCGAACAGCTTCGACTTCAGCGCGGAAGACCTGCTGAGGAGCGCGTGCGACATGGCGCTGGAGGGCATCATCGGCAAGCGGCGCGACAGTGGCTATCTGTCGGGACGTTCGTCGACGTGGATCAAGTTGAAATGCCGCCGGCGCCAGGAGTTCGTGATCGGCGGCTATTCGGAACCGTCCGGCAGTCGCGCGGCGTTCGGTGCGCTGCTGCTCGGCGTCTACGACGGCAAAGGCAAATTGAATTACGCGGGGCGCGTCGGCACCGGCTTCGACGCGGCGTTGCTGCGCTCGGTCAAGAAAGAACTCGACGCGCACGCGGCCCAGCGCATGCCGTTTGCGGCCGCGCCGCGCGAGCGCAGTCGCACGCCGGTGCATTGGGTCGAACCGGTGCTCGTCGCCGAATGCAATTTCGCGGAATGGACGAGCGATGGCATCGTGCGTCAGGCGTCGTTCGTGAGTTTGCGCAACGACAAGCCGGCGAGCCAGATCGTCAAGGAAACACCTCGCAAAGGAGCCGACGTGCAACAGCAAACCGATTCCATCTCCGACGACGCGCCGAAGAAACGCGCGGCGCGGAAAACTTCTGCGAGTACTGTGGCGGCATCCGGCGCGGGGAAAACTGGCGCGGCAAAATCGAAGGCCGAGGCGAAAACAGCGGATGCGAAAGACCGCGGCGTAAAAAGCGGCGGCGCAGAGACAGGCGGCGCGAAGGTCAGTGCCGCGAAAACCGCCGTAACGAAAACCGCCGTAACGAAAACCGCCGTAACGAAAACCGCCGTAACGAAAACCGCCGTAACGAAAACCACGGCCCCTAAAGCAAAAGCAACCAAAGCCGCACCCGCAAAATCAAACACCGCTGCACCGCCCGCCGAAGTCGCCGGCGTCCGCATCTCTCATCCTGATCGCGTCATCGACAAAAGCAGCGGTGCGCGCAAGATCGATCTCGTGCAGTACTACGAATCGGTCGCCGAATGGATGCTGCCGCATCTGAAAGACCGCCCGGTGTCGCTGGTGCGTGCGCCCGAAGACATCGGCGGCGAGCTGTTTTTTCAGAAACACAGCCAGAAGCTGTCGATTCCGAATGTCGCGCAGCATCCGGGCCTCGATCCCGGCCATCCGCCGCTGATCACCGTCGATACCGTCAAAGCGCTGGTCGGCGCGGCGCAAATGGGCACCGTCGAATTTCACACGTGGAATGCCGTCGCTTCGAATATCGAAAAGCCGGACCGCGTCGTGTTCGACCTCGACCCTGACGCAGCGCTAGGTTGGGAGCGCATGATCGAAGCGGCGCAACTGACGCGTTCGCTGCTCGAGGAACTCGGCCTCAAGTCGTTCTGCAAGACGAGCGGCGGCAAGGGCTTGCATGTGGTCGTGCCGCTCGCGAAACAGGCCGTCTGGGACGAAGTGAAGGACTTCTCGCAAGCCGTCGCGCAGCACATGGCGGCGACGCTGCCGAAGTACTTCAGCGCGAAGATGGGCGCGCAGAATCGCAAGCAGAAAATCTTCGTCGACTACCTGCGCAACAACCGCGGCTCAAGCACGGTCGCCGCATTCTCGGCGCGGGCGCGTCCGGGCCTCGGCGTCTCGGTGCCGCTTGCGTGGGATGAGGTCGCTGGCACCACGGCCGGCGATCAATGGACCATCGAGAATCTCCACGAGCGCCTCGCCGAACTCAAAAGCGACCCGTGGGCGGACTATGCGAAGACGCGTCAGCGCATCACCGCACGCATGAAAAAACGTCTGGATGACGCGCAGTAA
- a CDS encoding DUF6013 family protein — MSFRLSAVSVVASLACALAPGMLVPVARAATPITVTSQSALDGPIRYTVRVTSKQFGNSQETRTIRSGESDDFTWKTVPPGGPVPATDACPNYASLPTDTNGAMIRQTQIRFAPVVGGDGTATVQLSFQAQTPKGVKTVTSGGKTLKCPNDVSVSQILRFTMPVNGSTKTLTLSDGTEVAISAKR, encoded by the coding sequence ATGAGCTTCAGACTCTCCGCCGTTTCAGTTGTCGCTTCTCTCGCATGCGCGCTCGCGCCCGGCATGCTCGTGCCGGTGGCTCGCGCGGCCACGCCGATCACGGTCACGTCCCAGTCCGCCCTCGACGGCCCGATCCGCTACACAGTGCGCGTCACGTCGAAACAGTTCGGCAATTCGCAGGAAACCCGCACGATCCGCTCCGGCGAATCGGACGACTTCACGTGGAAGACCGTGCCGCCAGGCGGCCCTGTTCCCGCGACGGATGCGTGCCCGAACTACGCGTCGCTGCCGACCGACACCAACGGCGCGATGATCCGGCAGACACAGATCCGTTTCGCGCCGGTCGTCGGCGGCGACGGCACGGCGACCGTGCAATTGAGCTTCCAGGCGCAGACCCCGAAAGGCGTGAAAACCGTCACGAGCGGCGGCAAAACGCTCAAGTGTCCGAACGACGTGAGCGTCAGTCAGATCTTGCGCTTCACGATGCCGGTCAATGGCAGCACGAAAACGCTCACGCTCAGCGACGGCACGGAAGTCGCGATCAGCGCGAAGCGTTGA